A single region of the Sorghum bicolor cultivar BTx623 chromosome 7, Sorghum_bicolor_NCBIv3, whole genome shotgun sequence genome encodes:
- the LOC8067058 gene encoding NDR1/HIN1-like protein 1 translates to MSIKYCDQHKDCERQRLYRRFCAALVGIILLLLLIVLIVWLVLRPTKPRFFLNDVSIVCINVSSASYLTVTMQATLASRNTNDRVGIYYDRADVYAEYRAMQITVPTSLPPFFQPPNDATVWAPFLSASNVPLPAYLATALTQDETAGYLLVTIRVDGWIRWKAGAFITSHYHLRVRCPALLTVNDGQGSYGSNAGGGLGYFKFQRAAPCIVDV, encoded by the coding sequence ATGTCGATCAAGTACTGCGACCAGCACAAGGACTGCGAGCGGCAGCGTCTTTACCGGCGGTTCTGCGCGGCGCTGGTGGGCAtcatcctgctgctcctcctcaTCGTGCTGATCGTGTGGCTCGTCCTCCGCCCCACCAAGCCCCGCTTCTTCCTCAACGACGTGAGCATCGTGTGCATCAACGTCAGCTCCGCCTCCTACCTCACCGTCACCATGCAGGCCACGCTCGCCTCCCGCAACACCAACGACCGCGTCGGCATCTACTACGACCGCGCCGACGTGTACGCCGAGTACCGCGCCATGCAGATCACCGTGCCCACCTCGCTGCCGCCCTTCTTCCAGCCGCCCAACGACGCCACCGTCTGGGCGCCCTTCCTCTCCGCGTCCAACGTCCCGCTCCCGGCCTACCTCGCCACCGCGCTCACCCAGGACGAGACGGCCGGCTACCTCCTCGTCACCATCCGCGTCGACGGGTGGATCCGCTGGAAGGCTGGGGCCTTCATCACCAGCCACTACCACCTCAGGGTCCGCTGCCCTGCGCTGCTCACCGTCAACGATGGACAGGGAAGCTACGGATCCAACGCCGGTGGCGGGCTCGGATACTTCAAGTTCCAGCGCGCAGCACCCTGCATCGTCGACGTTTGA